One part of the Mesorhizobium sp. M4B.F.Ca.ET.058.02.1.1 genome encodes these proteins:
- the araD1 gene encoding AraD1 family protein, with translation MLISQILDDAETIRVVARNGGKTRIINGARSVYSLAMEAARTGTGLVALIERKGFGETIDLDAVYKKGRLVSPINHPDPAHLHLTGTGLTHLGSAATRDSMHRKLSADGEEQLTDSMKMFRMGLEGGKPPKGQVGVQPEWFYKGNGTMAVAPGAALMSPAFAQDAGEEPEIAGIYVIGDDGAPFRVGFTLSNEFSDHVTERVNYLFLAHSKLRNASFGPEILIGDLPADIRGSSRIWRDGKLLWEKPFLSGEANMSHTIANLEHHHFKYSAFRQPGDVHVHMFGTATLSFADGVKTEAGDTFEIEAKDFGLPLRNPLEIEKPVKVAVKAL, from the coding sequence ATGCTGATCTCCCAGATCCTCGACGACGCCGAGACGATCCGCGTCGTCGCCCGCAACGGCGGCAAGACGCGGATCATCAACGGCGCCCGCAGCGTCTATTCGCTGGCGATGGAGGCGGCGCGCACCGGCACCGGCCTCGTGGCGCTGATCGAGCGCAAGGGTTTCGGCGAAACCATCGATCTCGATGCCGTTTACAAGAAAGGACGGCTGGTCTCGCCGATCAACCATCCGGATCCGGCGCACCTGCATCTCACAGGCACCGGCCTGACGCATTTGGGCTCCGCCGCGACGCGCGATTCCATGCACAGGAAGCTCAGCGCCGACGGTGAGGAGCAACTCACCGATTCCATGAAGATGTTCCGCATGGGGCTGGAAGGGGGCAAGCCTCCAAAGGGCCAGGTCGGCGTGCAGCCGGAGTGGTTCTACAAGGGCAACGGCACGATGGCAGTGGCGCCGGGCGCGGCGCTAATGTCGCCCGCTTTCGCGCAGGACGCCGGCGAGGAGCCGGAGATAGCCGGCATCTACGTCATCGGCGACGACGGCGCGCCGTTCCGTGTCGGCTTCACCCTGTCGAACGAGTTCTCAGACCATGTGACGGAGCGGGTGAACTACCTGTTCCTCGCCCACTCCAAGCTGCGCAACGCCTCGTTCGGGCCAGAGATCCTGATCGGCGACCTGCCGGCCGACATCAGGGGCTCCTCGCGCATCTGGCGCGACGGCAAGCTGCTTTGGGAAAAGCCGTTCCTGTCGGGCGAGGCGAACATGTCGCATACCATCGCCAATCTCGAGCATCACCACTTCAAATACTCGGCCTTCCGCCAGCCGGGCGACGTGCATGTCCACATGTTCGGCACGGCGACGCTCTCCTTCGCCGACGGCGTCAAGACCGAGGCGGGCGACACTTTCGAGATCGAGGCGAAGGATTTCGGCCTGCCGCTGCGCAACCCGCTCGAGATCGAGAAGCCGGTGAAGGTGGCGGTCAAGGCGCTTTGA